A stretch of DNA from Cannabis sativa cultivar Pink pepper isolate KNU-18-1 chromosome X, ASM2916894v1, whole genome shotgun sequence:
CTTCCGTCCATGATTACATATCTGGGCGCTTAGTACTGAACTTTCCTTGAAGCAACTCTATCCTCCAAGAGTATACCCATTTCCATGTACTAGAGTATTGGTGCCATCTAGGGGTTAAATGGTTAATGGCGGAGACCCCCATTCCTTCCGTGCTTGGAGCTATCAAATGTGTAATGGGTCAAGTccgtatttttctatttttggatCTGTTGCTAACTTTGCCAACATACCAGCAAAAGTATTCTTATTCCTGGGGATTTCCTTACAGAGTAATGTTTAAAATGTTGCAACAGTTCTCGAGTTTAAGTTACGTAATTGGCCATCTTCTCCCTTTTTTCTGGTACTCTCCAGACACTTGATTGACCACAAGATGAGAGTCACTTAGAGTTCGATGTACTAAGCACTAACTTCTTTTGCTAACAATAAACCAGCAATCATGGCTTCGTGCTCAACTTCATTATTGGAGGCTTCATATTCAAAACGAAGTGCACTCTAGACCTGGAGGTGTTGGGGGATATCAGTACAATTTTGGCACTGTCACCTTTCTCGTTTGATGCTCCATCAACGTATATCCTCCAAACTTCTCTTTCTGGGGTCAAAGTTTCAAGGTCATCATTTATCCCAGTGCATTCTACTATGAAGTCTACCAAGcctgacatttaattaaaactcTAGATTGGTATTGTATGTCTAACGAACTCAATTCCATTGCCCATTTTAGGAGTCTCCCCGATGACTCTTGCTTTTGTAACACTTGATGGAGAGGGTGGTTGATTAGTACCCTTATGGCGTGGGCCTGGAATTATGGTCTTAACTTTCGAGAAGCAACTAGTAAGCAATAGGAAAGCTTTTCAAGCATTGAATATCTGGACTCCGCGCCTAGCAGTCTCTTGCATATGTAATATACTGGAAGTTGTACCTTTCCTTCTTCTCCCACGAGTGTGGCGCTTAAGGCATGATCAGACACTGCCAGGTACAGAAACAACAACTCTCCGTCAACTGGCTTGGACAGTATTGGGGCCTTCACTAAATGTTTTTTTAGTTGCTGGAAGGCTATCTCACATTCTGTTGTCCACTCAAACTTGTTATTTCCTCGAAGTATATTGAACAATGGTATGCACTTGTCTGTGGATTTAGAGACGAATGTACTAAATGTTGCTATTCTTCCTGTCAATTTTTGAACATCTTTACGTTTCTTAGTTGAAGACATATCTACAAAGGCTTTGATTTTCTTCGAgtttgcttcaattcctcgagAGCTAACTATGAATCCTAAAAACTTCCATGAAGAGACTCTGAAAGTACACTTCTTTGGGTTTGATTTCATTTCATACTCCCGGATGATGGCAAAGGCCTTTTCTAGATCTTGATAATGGCTTTCAGATGTCTTCGACTTCACCAACATGTCGTCAatgtatacctccatgtttttaccaatgacaTTCTTGAACATCTTATTTACCATTCGCTGATATATGGCTCCGACATTCTTCAAACAGAATGGCATGACCTTGTAGCAATAGATTCCTTTGTTAATTTGGAAACTAGTATGTTCTTAGTTAACCACATGCATTTTTGTTTGATTATAGCCAAAGTACGTGTCCATAAAGGTTAACAATATAAATCCCAAAGTGGCATCAACCATTTGATCAATGGAAGTAAGTGGGAAACAATCTTTGGGACAAGCTTTATTCAAACATGTGAAGTCTATACACATCCTCCATGTCCTGTTAGGCTTCGGGACCAACACTAGGTTGGCAAGCCATACGGGGTACAAGGCTTCCCTGAGAAAGTCGATGTTTGTCAGTTTATCCACCTCTGTTCTTACCATCTCCAACCTTGCTTGGTCTAATGGTCTCCGCTTTCGCCAAACTGGTTCAACATTGGGATTTATGTTTAGTGCATAGAAAATAACCTTGGAACTTATACCAGTCATATCAACATGACTCCAGGCTAACACATCACTATTTGCTTTAATTGTGGAAACAATCTGTTCTTTTACTGCTGGGGGCAAGTTCTTCCATACTTAGATGACCTTAGTGGGATCTTGATCATTAAGACAGACTTCCTCTACTTCCTCAATTGGCTCTATGGCACGTTCCACACCGATTTAAGGGTTAAGCTCATCTTCTGGGACTACCCCCAATGTGCCCTGAGAAGATATTTTGGCGTCAGAGTTATTTCCTTCCCTAACCATAAGCACAATTCTAGTTGAGAGGCTATAGCAACTTCGTGCACTTCTTTGGTCTCCTCTGATAATTCTTATGCTTTTGGTATCACTGGAATTTTAAGCATAGATGCTGGATTGATGTCACTACTCCGAAATCCATTAGAAATGGTCTTCCCAAGATGGCGTTATAAGTAGTAGAACAATCAACTACCACGAAGGTGCTGTATTTAAAAGAGGAGACTGCATTACTTCCAAAGACTTCTCCGATTATATTCATTGGGAGTTGTATCTTTCCCATGGGGAACAACATGTCTCCATTGAAACCTTACAACTGAATTGGACAGGGTAACAAGTTGGCTTTCTACTAGACCAATGGCGTGGAAGGCTCCTTTGAAGATGATGTTCATAGAGCTTCCATTATCCACCAAGATTTGGGAAACTCTTTTGTTGGCTATTGGAGCCTCAATAACCAATGACTAATTATGCGGGAAATGCACATGTCGTGCATCATCTTCAGTGAAGGTCATAGGCAAGTTCATTAATCTTGGGCCTTGAGCAAGTGATTGCACAAAATGACAAGCCTCACCTTGATTTAATTCGTTCAGGTACCACTTTTGTGCATTTTAGGTGCTTCTAGCAATATGTGGTCCACCTGAAATAGTTGCTACATGATTGTCTAGGGCTGGTAATGCAATTCCGAGAGGATACGGATTTTTGGGATTGGGAGCCACTACCACTATTGTTGTTGGAGCAGTTTGTGTTCCCAGAAGGACTTGTGCATTAGGAGCTTGTATTCCAGGAAGTTGTGGGTTTCCCACTCCCTGAGGAGGGTTTATGGCTCCTTGCTGCTCGAGAACGAATAGTTGCCCATGTGTGACCGCTTGTCCTGGGTAAATGACAAGAATTCTTACCCAATTCTCAAATGCCCATTCCGTACCAACCCTTCTATTTCATCTTTTAAGTAGTCGCACTCATTGGTTGTGTGACCAATATCACCATGATACTCGCACCTTTTGTTTGGGTCTTGCCTATATTTTTTGCCCTTGAACATTGGCGGAGGCTTCCTATAATGCACCATGTTAGATGTTGCCTTGTACACATTCTCTCGAGTATCAATGAGACTTGTGTATTCTGTGTATCTTAATTCTTGATTTTACCCTTCTTCGCAGACTCACTCTAATTTGGTCCCTTTGAACTCCTCTTATTCCTTGGGCAGGTCACATTGGATTACGAAGTTTCCACTTTTTGGTTCGTTTGTCTAGGAGCGGCACTGTATCCGATTTGTGTAGCTCTATACACGTACAACTAGCCTGTATAGCTAGTTGTACGAAAGTACTTGGTCCATACACTGTGAGAGTAGTAAGAGTTGTAAGTGGATGATAAATGGAAGGAGTTACCATCTACAAAGGTTGGGCACTTGTTGCTTCGGTGGAAGGTGCAGGAAGTACTCCATACACTTGGGCATAAGCATCTTCTAGGTTTATGAATCCCTGACCTTGTaccaagaattcagttaaaCTGTCCACCCTTTTTTGCTGAAGGTCTCCCCACAATAGGGATCTAGTGTTGGAATTAAtcttaccaagatctagatttactaacaagtatgtttgattaacatcctaatatgaattctaaaacaatgaaaaataaaaacatataaagtttagaaaaccttacagtgggtgcagtagaataatatgactccttccattcagatctctagcccttgattcctttctgtagcagagcataatcaagatctgaatctggatcttcttttctccttctttgatgcagaatttccatagtcttacatactatgattgaggtaccaattgatgtgtgtgggcactactcattcactcatggGTTTCGaaatagaagagaagaaaagagagagaaagtggcgtgTGGCCTTTTCTGAAGGAAAACAAATGTTCAAAGATCTATGtctgtttcctgaagccaacactttctatttatagaaaaccctctaggtttaggttagaattgtatggcattaaaataatgaaaactacAAATGGCAATTCTCATGCATGTggtcggccatacaaagggtattgggcctcactttacaactttcccattttgttattttccattcccattttctcaaaaataccaattttccaatttaaccttttaaatgccaattctaattatttaataacttgaaaataattattaaataatattgccatttaatatatttattaatttagacatataaagtctcttaatcaataaataaacctaaaatctcttttctttacaatttcgcccttacttagtgaaaatttataaagtagacatagtctaacttttagaattataattgattaattaaaatcaattaactgagtcttacaagcagtatggtctcaactagtatggggaccatgggtctatgtaaccgagcttccaataagtcgaaccgaatttaccaagtaaattccctaacttattaattcctcatggAATCCAcatttagaacttggaattgcactctcaatcatatagaacgctctatatgttccatgatatagacacgtcattagttatccattgttataaccctaatgtgatcaatgatcatctatatagatgatttatactgtaaagagattaaattaccgtaacaccctacaatgtattttatccttaaaacacttaaccctgtataaatgatatttcagctaagtgaaatgagatctccaccatttattttcgtttggttaagctcgaaggaaatcatcctttactttcttttcgccagatagaagctatagattccatatttatgttagcgctcccactcaattgcactaccgtgttcccaaaatgtacgtatcaccctgacccaaaagtaggcttaactaacaaatcaaagaacacgaataacactcttgagatgagcctaaccatatcaggattaagatcatttgatctaggatcaacaggtgatattgaattgaatagatattacagtaagttttaatatatctaatcaaagttcaatatcggtcccttccgatgtatactccatacatccgatactggtaaactttcccaatgtcctggaaaggacataacactttttcaaggtgtaagcatacctatcgctgattataccatgtcagtctaaatccagtgttctgacaaattagggaataaacttttgaacatataattaagattatattccactgtgctgacaacactataatctttaacaaactcatatgttctggacttaaaaagaattcatacattatatacatataatcatgaaataaatcatgtgaaccatgcaacataaaatgttatttctgatctttattaataagtaaatctgattatattgaaatgagttttatttagggcacaaaacctaacATCTAGTTGCAAGTCTTGATGTTAGAGCCACCATTTTCATATCATCACTGACTTTCATTTTGCTAGCCACATCCATCATACGCTGGATATATTTCTTCAAGGTTTCTCCTTGTTGTTGCTTGATGCTTGTCAGGGAGCTAGCTTCTAAGTTATAAGCCTTGGCTACTATAACTGTTTCTGGAACATCACCTGTAGATCTTTCTAGTTGTGGATCGATCCTGGAGATAATCTCTTCCACAGTCTTTCGCGGACTTGCTCaatgttaataaaaaaaacacaaacacTTAACATTATCACTTGCCTTGGTGACCTGCATGATGCAATTGTATTTGGACAGAGGGTCCCTAGGGTTCGTCCGTCCCTCATACAGTTCCATTTGGGGCATCCTGAAATGATCTGGAAATGGTGTATCAATAATTCTTTTCACACAAGGCTCCGTGTCCTCTTCCTCAGAATTAGACATGACACAACTTTGCTTCCTAGAGATCTTCTCAGTGATCTTCATCAACTGCTCAACCTTATGCTTGAGACATTGAGTTTTATTACTAGAAGATTCTCTTCTGCAAACACGATCATTTTAATGTGGTTCCTCAGATCATTTCCATGGGGTCTTACTTTTTTAGCCTTAGCCTTTTCCTTCTTTGCATCCAGCTTTCTTCAAAGATCATTGGTCACACTACAAGAAAACCagcttttgccggcgcattgtTGCGCCAGCAAAAGTACCCTAGCTGCACCGGCAAAGCTTTGCCGGCGCAGTTGTGCGCCGGCAAAGATTATCTGGGAAGCTTGGTCGGTAAAGAACTTTTTACCGGCGCGTAGAGTAACTGCGTCGGTAAAACTTCCTTTTACCGGCGAGAAATCACGCCGGTGAAAAATAAGCGCCGGTGTTAAAAAATGGTCTTATCCGCCATGAACCTGCTTTGATAAGCTTTTGCCCACTACCATTAATGAGGGTTCCACTGATGGGTCGGGAATGCTGATATAGAATCCACATGTCTCATTACGGAAACGCGGATAACAAttcctaataattttttttgttgaacagttattttttagttatttttttcattcatgTTTATTTCTTATaatgtatatttttagtttattcctaataatttttttttttgttgtatatgTGTTTCTTTGTAAATATAGATATACacatatttagtttatttttttgatacattttttttaaaaatacaatgataagattttttatttttttaattaacacGATATGCAGTAGTAGATATTGACATATATCCCATTTTGAAATCAtaagattttattattttttttattaatgtaactatttatttaacttttaaaaaataaattatcattttaactatcactaattcaaaaaaaaaaaattaaaagaataaagttGTAACAACAaattctatgaaaaaaaaaataatctaataatACAAAAAGGTAAATCAAGTTGTCAAAACTAAGTACAAAAAAAATTCGTAATACAAAAACATATTGAGGAGTTAATATTATTTTGCTTATTGCACTTATAtcaatgttttattattttttgttgcttTATAGTtatctttttgttattttcatgttgtttgttaagttgttctaaggttgtttttgagttgtttttttattttattgaaacacaatatttttgtaattttgaaattttaacataatatttttgtaaacttaacatagtaaaaatgtaaaaatattgtgtcccactaaatttttctattactaaGTGAAAGTAAACAATTCAATGGAAAATAATTTACACCTCATTCCTTTTCTAACAAAGTAAACATgccaaataaaagaataaaataaaagttgtttatttttcattccattcAATTTCATTACCTTCCACCAATCCCCACCTTAATCCCTCCATCACCTCAcactatatataaattttaaaaaaatattataattttatgtataaaattgagaaaaatattaatatattgaaTCTCTTAGAAAATTTTAGgaaatattttcttgaataTTTTGCCTGctttttctctcaatttttttactttggtAAAATTCATATCCAACCAAACAAAGTCTATATTTGGATTAGTACTCATCATTATCAACAAACATCAGATGCACcactgtaaatatatatatatatatatatatatatatatatacatacatattcaaatctaagtcaAACTCCTTAAATCTCAAACTACGTACTTAACCTACTTAAATGATTATGAGACTCCAAACATACCCCCAAACATGtcctaattatataatattgtagTTTGAATTAACATCATCATAATTAAAGAgattacaaattattaattttacacgGCTTGAGGCCTATTTGGTCCAACTATTTCTCTTACTTAATATTATAGTTATATTATAAAATGCAATCATTATAATGTCGGCTATAAATAAGCTTAAACATTAAAGCACATCCTCAGATCATGCCATATTATTAATAGATCACAAATATAAATACCAATAAACTAAACTTTACATTATTATTCTCGACACATACATGAAGTAGTACGTACGTACTGTAAATTAAACAAGAGCAAAAATGGAGTCTGCCGGATCTTTCCCCGATGGAGACTGGGAATCCTCTTTTTCCAGCATTTTTTCATTAGTTGATGGTGGTCAAGATCAAGATCATGAAGATCTTGAGTTCATACCTCATTTTCTTGGTCAGTGTTCGTTTATTCCTTCCAATAATAACGACGTCGacactaataatattaatgttgAGGGAGCATTATTTGGTTACCAAAATACGTCCCAAACTgatcatgatcatgatcatgAAAGCTTTCTCTTTCAAACCTTAGATTCTCTCAACTCAACCCTTCAATTCCTTTCTCAAGATCAGAGTAGTTGTTACACCACAACTGATACTACTATTACTTCTAGCAGTACTCATCAAGGCCATGGGAGTAATGACAATTATAATTCGATGTTGATAAATAATAGTTATAACTATACCGATTCTTATCATCATAATAACATTATCAATCAGCAAGTTAGCATAGATcgcaataataataatgttctcTCCATGACAACTTTTCTAATGGATGATGATGATAAGAAGCAAATTATTCATGATTATGATGACTGTGgtgataaaaattataaaataaaccaaCAAGAGACCAGTACTGCTGTCATTTCTGGTAAGGAATTATTACCGGCTAAAAGGAAGTACGACGTCGTTCCTGATGATAAAATTAAGCTGAATAAGAAGAAAACCCGTGCTTCAAGAAATAATGTAAGTTTACATAACAAgatttattgttgttattattattatatagttttatTAAATGTACGTGGACGTtaaaattatatagatatatgtgAAGACTGAACAGGTTCAAAAGGGTAAGAAAAATTTGGAGTCAAAGAAGAGGGACAGTACTACTACAAATGGGAAAGTGGAAAAGACAAgaaatatgaatattattaaCGGTGTTGATAGTTCAACTAGTTACAGCTCAGAAGAAGACAATAATGTTACTAATCAGGAGAATATTACTAACGGCGATGAGATTTCACACGTTAAATCTTTATCTGGCGCCGTTAACTTGAACGGAAAAACTAGGGCCACTAGAGGGTCAGCCACTGATCCCCAAAGCCTCTATGCAAGGGTACGTACTAATCAATAAAATTAAGCCCTATCCTTGCTAGCTCATCACATATAtagattattattttcattctaTTATTGTACAGATACTCTATAATTTctcttaattatattaatttgacaTTATTGATTAAATGTTTGCagaaaagaagagaaaggaTAAATGAAAGACTGAGAATCTTACAGAACATTGTACCCAATGGAACAAAggtatgtataaatatatgggtgactattcaatggttacatttttattgtaaccatatggttacatttttttttaacttgtaatagcaggttactaataggtagactttccttttttaaatttaattaattataattaactattttcttaaaataattaattaaatagacatttcttttttagaattatttaattataattaattattttcttaaaataattaagtaaatatttaacaagacctcttttagcaattaatatttatatttaaatccttacttgaattattttaataattaagccatttaattataatatttacaataaaatttattttttttacaaaaattaaacttcttttgacacaaattaaaattctcttcttataataaattttcaaataattaattatttttaaatgatatttgattattttgttaacaattatatgaactaagtatgaggcctcaagctaatcaatcgataacaagtgcagccatttttttctaaaaaatccttcaacttatttatttttttactttttaaatatttaaataaaaaaaattaaataattaagtgtaataatttaaaattaagattacaagtataataaaatttaaattatgaaattatatgtgtataattttaaattataagaagttttgctataaaattttaaataatttaagtataaaaaataaattgctaaaagatccttatatagtaataaatttcaaaaaattaattaataattataattaatttaattttaaaatataattaatcttaattaaagttttataaggaaatgaatgattaggttactttcaggttacaagttatttattatttatttttatttaatttccaaattaatcacaaccatttaatagtaatccaatagcttaaaaaaatgtaaccatgatggttacaataaaaatgtaatcattgaaacctcttccataaatatatatatttatatatatatatatttctatatatatatgtcttatGGTTAATGCTTATATTGTTATTGATTTCTTATTTATTAGCTGGCAATTGGCAATAGaaacaatatatattaaaaattgttATTAATAAGGTCTCACTTGTGAAGAATAATTTACCACACGAAAGTCAAGTTTAATTATGTGTAATATTAATTTGTGTGTTTGAAAGTTGTTATTACCTTATTAAAATCTGTtgagatttattttaataaacgTTCTATAAACGAAATTGTTTACTAGTATTGCTcgtgatttttgtttttattctaTTCATAAGTTCAACAAGAGTAATACAAATATCTATTGTTATGGAGAAGCTATttgattaataaagtttttttttttcattttcaaaaaaaatatatatatatatttaatttttaaatatgattAAATAGCAATACAAATTTTGCCGATCCTTATATCAAAATTTGCGATGAGAATTatagttataaaaaaatttaaaggtttttttatttttacactttaatttttttttttttttttcgtatttttacggaattctacataaaaaACTTTACTACAACTAGTGCTGCAAtctaaattgtaacaaaaaaaatagtatagaaactcttattgcaactagcgctgcaatcactttagaaactcaaaccgtaaatttaaaaaacaaaaaggttaaaaaaacagtatataaagtaattccccaaaatatttgatatattatgaaacttaatatttaaatttatcaacaacaatataattatttatttttcatgagaAAAGATTTTAAATTCATAtataaagaatatatatatatatattatattaatggtgtctatctaataaaaattgttggtttaataatttttttttaatttcttgttCAAGTTAACAGTTAAAATTAAtatcattaaattaattaattaattcttttttttttttgaaaaacaattaattttaaatatttaaattaaatttatttattaaaatataacttatataattatttaaaagtatcaataaaattaaataattattttttatataaattttaatttaaatttgaattagacgttaattcaattaattaattctcctttataacaaatttattagttatattgtttaaaatatctacatttatttacttatttcattgtttaataaaattaattaaatatattttcttataaataaattcaaaactagataaattatctttatttttttaataaaaaattaatttcaaatatttaaatttaatttatttattaaaatataacttagataattatttaaaagtattagaaaaattaaataattattttgttatataaatcttaattttaatttgaattaaactTTAACTCAATTAATTAATCCTTCTTTATAACAAATTGATTAGTTATATTGTTTAAAATATcaaaacttatttatttattttattgtttaataaattagttaaatatgttttttataaataaatttaaaattaaattaaattttgtatatttaaaaagtataattaaattgtattaaatttaatttttatttttattatttaaactaataattaaataataataagtctaatataattttaagcaaatataatttatgttactaatatttaataaatattatatatatgtttatatataaatgagGGTATAGAACACGATGAGTATAATagtattcaataaaatataaatacttGTAACTAATTAATGATATTTCACGGCCTATAGGTTGACATCAGCACAATGCTGGAAGAGGCAGTCCATTATGTTAAGTTTTTGCAGCTTCAAATCAAGGTGACATAGcaaatcatttatatgtttggGTAACTTTAGAATGCAGCGTGTActgatatatttttatttatttcggtATGAAAAAAACTTTTTAATCCAATTTTTGtcattgtatatatattaatagttatttaagatttaataaattgtttaaactatatttttaattttttaattttttttttaaatttattaaaattttataaaatattttaaataattataatataacaaATTCAACTGATGCCCATTATAGGAGTGTATTTATattgtaaataatataaatggagTTTAATTTTTGGAGAGTTAAAAAACAATTAATTGATTATTAACTTGTATATGTATAGCTTTTGAGCTCCGATGACATGTGGATGTACGCTCCCATAGCTTACAACGGAATGGATATTATTGGCCTCAACAACAAGTTTTCTTGAACGGAGGGAGAGAGTTCacacattaattattttttttctatctatatatttttcttcttatgTTGATGAGATAATCCtaattaaactagaaattacttatgatgttatatatatatatatataaagatatatatatgtttaatgttttatttaattaattttaattgttcTACGTTTGAGAATCAGGAGGAGGAGAGTCTTTAGTGATATACATACGTTTGAGCTAATTGTTTCTTTAGCTCTTAGAATGCTTTTTCACATTCCTATGagttttgtgtcctaaataaaacctatttcaatataatcagatttacttattaataaagattagaaataacatttttatgttgcatggttcacatgatttatttcatgattatatatataatgtatgaattctatttaagtccagaacatatgaatttgttaatgattatagtgttgtcagcacagtggaatataatcttaattatatgttcaaaagtttattccctgatttgtcagtacagtagatttagactggcatgatataatcaggGATAGgcattcttacaccttggataagtgttatgtccattccagggtattggcaaagtttacctgtaacacctaactagcataggcgtattacgtgatttttaaacatgttgtgcagctcgttgctaatcaacgaggtttatggaaaacatgattaattaaaatttttgctttttaattaaacttgtaaaatatttatacaaaagactcgggatcccgattacaaaatcatttacaaaagtttactgtttatacaaaatatttgtcgcctagcgactagttacaaaaaatagcctcgctgtcccgatgatcgtacgctccaggcctaaccgccccgacatgtataatcttcataggctcgttcacggtccatcagctctagccttgcccttacctacacataaacatagcactgtgagtcg
This window harbors:
- the LOC115723526 gene encoding transcription factor RSL2-like — its product is MESAGSFPDGDWESSFSSIFSLVDGGQDQDHEDLEFIPHFLGQCSFIPSNNNDVDTNNINVEGALFGYQNTSQTDHDHDHESFLFQTLDSLNSTLQFLSQDQSSCYTTTDTTITSSSTHQGHGSNDNYNSMLINNSYNYTDSYHHNNIINQQVSIDRNNNNVLSMTTFLMDDDDKKQIIHDYDDCGDKNYKINQQETSTAVISGKELLPAKRKYDVVPDDKIKLNKKKTRASRNNVSLHNKIYCCYYYYITEQVQKGKKNLESKKRDSTTTNGKVEKTRNMNIINGVDSSTSYSSEEDNNVTNQENITNGDEISHVKSLSGAVNLNGKTRATRGSATDPQSLYARKRRERINERLRILQNIVPNGTKVDISTMLEEAVHYVKFLQLQIKLLSSDDMWMYAPIAYNGMDIIGLNNKFS